CTGACGACACTCTCCAGCACGCTCACGCCGGAGAACGTGGTGGCGCGGTCGATGGCGCTCTCGTGCGCGGGCTGCCACCAGCTCAGCAACGGAGCCAACCTGGGTGGCGGCATCACCTGGCCGCTCTCCCTGCGCTTCGTCCACATCTCCGAGCAGACCGACCCGGGGCCGGACGGTCCGCGCCACCGCATCTCCCCGGCGCTCAACACCGTGTTCATCCCGCACCGCAAGGCCGTGCTCGAGACGTTCCTCAACGCCTCGTGCGGAGATGCCGTGTGCGACGCCTGGGAGACCGCGAGCGTCTGCGGCGCGGACTGCCCGTAGCGCGCCGGCTTCTCAGCGCGTACCTTGCGCGCCCATGTCCTCCCTCACCGCCATTGGTTTCGACGCCGACGACACGCTCTGGCAGAACGAGCAGTTCTACAGGATGACCGAGGCGCGCTTCGCATCCCTTCTGGCCGAGCATGCGGAGGCCAGCCACCTCTCGGCCAGGTTGTTGGAGGCCGAGAAGCGGAACCTTCAGCACTACGGGTTCGGCATCAAGGGCTTCACGCTCTCCATGATCGAGACCGCCATCGAGGTGACCGAGGGCCGGGTCCCCGCCTCCGTCATCCGGCAGATCCTCGAGGCGGGCCGTGAGATGCTCAGCCATCCGGTCGAGACGCTGCCCCATGTCCGGGAGACGCTCGAACGCGTGGCGGGTACCTACCGGATCATCCTGATCACCAAGGGAGATCTCTTCGATCAGGAGCGCAAGCTCGCCCAGTCCGGGCTCGGTGAGCTGTTCGATGCGGTCGAGATCGTCAGTGACAAGACCACGTCCACCTACGAACGCATCTTCACCCGCCACGGCGATGGGCCAGCCCGGAGCATGATGGTCGGCAACTCCCTCAAATCCGACGTCGTGCCGGCGATCAAGGCGGGAAGCTGGGGTGTCTACATTCCACAGCCCCAGCCGTGGGCGCTCGAGCACAGCGAGGCCCCCGTGGGGGAGCCTCGCTTCAAGCAACTGGTCCACCTGGGCGAGCTCATCGAGCTGCTCGAGCAGATCGACTGAGGGCTCAGCCACAGGTCTCGGTTTCCAGCCGCACCCGTACCGTCTGGGTCCACCAGGGGGAGAGCAGGCCTGGCTTGCACTGCCAGTAGGGACCATTCTGCACGCACGACAAGGCGCACGGTCCGAGCGGCATCAGGCCGCAGAGCAGCGAGTCGTCGCAGATGCGCTCTCCGAGCAGGGGTAGCCCCAGCAGGCCACACGACTGGGGCAGCAGGCTCTCCCAGCAGACGTACACATTGAAGGCGGGCAAAATCCCCAGCAGCGGGACATCGGACGAGAACAGGTCGCCAAAGACGGTCGACTCCGCGATGGGGTACTGCGGAGTAAAGGTGGAGCTCTGGGCGATTGCCGAGTGGGGACCTTCGAGGAGGATGGGGACGGACGTGCCGGAGTAGTTCAGCCGCTGGACCATGCAGGCCGTCACGTACCGGCGTCCGTCGACGTTCAGGGCAGCCTCCCGCCACGAGGGGGCAAGCCCCCACCAGCCCGTGTAGAGCTCGCCCGTCACGGGATCGCTCACGGATTGATCGGTGGTGAGGGCGCACTCGACGGCGGAGCGAAGAACCTCCCGGCAGTCCTGGGAGATCTGGCTGAGAGGAAAGCTCGAGAGGAATCCGTTTCCTTGATCGAGCGCTGCGGCTCCCAGGGTCCTGAGGGCTTGTTGGGAGCCATGGGCCCAGAAGCAGGAGGGACGCGTGCCATTGGCGCCGTTGGGTGGGGGGCGCTCCTCATCGAGCAGCGGCTGCTCGCGGACATCGAGGGGACTGCCCTGCTCGAAGTCCTCCTCCACGGGGCCGCACGCCGAGAGGGAAGCCACGAGGGAAGCAAGGAGGAGGAAGCGTACGCGCCAGGTCACCATGGGAACCCCTGAACTCTGGATTCAACGTGGGTGCGAGAGAACGACCTCGCATCAACATTCTCACGGTGTTCTGGAAAGTTTGGTTTTACCCTGAGGTCTAGGAGGAGTGGAGACCAACTAACGAACCAGCGCATCGAGCTCTTGCATGACGCTCGCGGTCTCCCGGGTCAGGCGTGGGTGTTGTTGGAGCGCTGTCTGGAAGGCTTTCCTGGCGCGTAGCCCATCGTTGGTACGTGCCTGATGCTCGCGGTCCGTGCGCGCCCGCGCGAGGTAGAGCCGCCCCTGAGCGAGCAGGGCCTCCAGGTTGCGAGGGTTCTTGGAGAGCGCCTCGTCCACCTGGGTGAGGCCGGCGCGAATGTCCTCCGCGGTGTCACGGCCTCGCTGCGCGAGCCACGCCGCGCGCTCGGCATGGAGCTCGGCGGTCAGTTGATGGGGCTCGGAATCATTGCTCGGACGGGAGAGCAGGGGACGCAAGTACCCAAAGGCCGTCTCGAAGCGCTCTTCTCGGAGATCCTTGCGCCGCGTGTCCGCGCGAATGGCCGTGAGCTCGATCTTCGCCAGGAGCAGGGACAGGGACGGACTCATCCGAGTGCTCAGCGCGGCCAGCTTCCGTGCCGCGGTCCGTGCCTTCTCCAGGGGGGATGCCGGGTCCAGCCCCTCGCGCCGAGCGTGCTCGGCTTCGAGCAGGTGGCACCGGACCCACTCCTTGAGCAACCAGGAGTTGTTCGGGGCCACACCCTCGGCCGCGCGGATCGCCTCGACCGCTGCCGCGAGCGATGGGCGCGGATCCCTCCCGTGGGCGAACTCGCGCAATCCTCGGAGCCGCTGCTCGCGCGCCTTCCAGAAGACGACGAGCCAGGGGCTGGAGTTCGTCTGCTCGAACTGGGACACCGCCTGGGACAAGGCCTGGAGCGCCTCGTGCGCATCCTGTCCCTGAGCCAGCTGGGACTCGAGCCGCACCGCCAACGCCTCCAGCCGGCGGCCCGCGGAGAGCGAGAACCTGGGGTCCAGCGCCATGGCGCGTTCGTACTGCCGGATCGCGTTCTCCAACAATGGCGCGGCCTCCCGTCCACCCGCCAGTTCCCGCTTGGCCTCCTCGAGGTACACGTCCCCCAGCTCGTTCACCGCCCAGGTGAAGCCCGGATCCAACGCGAGGACCCGCTGGTACCCTGCGATGGCCGTCTGCATGGACGCATCCCGGCCAAGGTCGTGCAGGAGCCTCGCGCGCAGGTAGAGGGCCTGGGCCACCGCGTAGTGGGCCATGACGTCTCGGGGACGTGCCCGTACACCCTGCTCGGCGGCCGCGAGCGCCTCCTCCACGGCGGGGATCGTGCCCTCCGACACGTTGTTTCCCAGGACATGGACGCTCGCGAGGAGCACGAGCGCGCGCTGGACCAGGGCCCTGCCGTCCGTCGAAGTCGAGAGCACCGCGCGATCGCACGCTGCCCGGGCGGCCTCGAATGGGGGGCCAGTCGGCAAGCCCTGCGCCGAGGCTGCCCATCCCAGCTTCTCCCAGAGCTCGCACTCGGCCCGGTGTACGTCCGGATCGCTGCTGCCCATCTCCGCCGCCACGCGGTAGGCCTCGGCCGCGCGCTCGAAGTAGCCCCTCATCTTTCCGTAGTCGAACGCCGCGTCATGCCTGTACTTGCTGCCCTCCGCGTACAGCGCGTCCCCTTCGAGCTTCTTCGGCTCGTACATCCACGGCGCCTTGGCGAACGCGGCCTTCGCCTTGAGGATGGCCTCCTCGTTCTTTCCTTCGTAGAGCGCGATCAGCCCCTCCGCGTACTCGGGCACCTCGAGCCTCAGCCCCACGGCGGCGCGCAGGTGCAGGAGTGCCGGCTCGCGGATCTCCTTGTCGAGCTGCGCGATTCGCCTCTGGCGCTCCTCTTCGGGGGTGATGCGCCGAGTGTCCTCCAGGGCTCGCCGGAAGAGCTCTCCCAAGGCCCGCCCCAGCGCATAGTCGAGATCCGGTGGCGAGTACCCCGCGGCGAGTGCCCGTTCCAGGTGCTCGCGGGCCTGCTCGGGGTCTCCCAGCGCGAGCTGTCCCAGCCCGAGCGCATAGTGGCCTGGGCCCGCTCCGGCTTCGCCCGCCGCCGTCATCCGCTGCTGGATCTCCCCGAGCCTGACGCGCACCACGTCCCGCTCCCGTTCCACGTCGTGGAGGGGCAGCCCGTACGCCGTGCGCAGGAACAGCTCCGCCTCCTTCACGCTCTCGCCCAGCTCCCGGGCCAGCCGCGCCTGCTCCGCCGCGTGGCGCTGAGCCCCCACCCAGACGCTCCCCAGGCCGAGCGCTCCCAGCACCAGGGTCGCCACGAATGCCGTGAGCAGCTTGTGCTTGCGTGCCTTCTTCCAGAGGACATACCCCCAGGAGGCCCGCTTCGCTTGAATGGGCTCGCCGTCCAGGACGCGCTGCAGCTCCTCCGCGAGCGCCCGCGCCGAGTCGTAACGGCGCGCCCGGTCGCGCTCCAGGCACTTCATCACGACCGTCTCGAGATCCTGGGGGACCTCCGGCTTCACCTCTCGGAGCGGCGGTGGGTCTTCGAGCATCATCATCAAGAGCAGCTTCCAGGGCTGCTCCGAGACGAAAGGCGGCCGCCCGGCGATGACGTCGTACAGCGTGGCCCCCAGCGAATACACGTCGGAGCGGCGGTCCAGCTCATGCACATCCCCGTTGGCCTGCTCGGGGGACATGTACGCGGGCGTACCGAGGACTTCCCCCGTCTGGGTCTGCCCAGGGTCCTCGACCTGGCGTGCCAGCCCGAAGTCCACGACGTACGGCTTCCACGTCCCGTCCTCGCGCCGCTCGACGAGGATGTTCCCGGGCTTGAGGTCCCGGTGGATCATCCCCAGCCGGTGCGCCTCGTGGACGGCGGCGGCGACCTCCTGGAGCAGCTTCACCTGCTGCTCGAGCGTCAGCTGGCCGCTCATACGGGACAGCGGCTCGCCATCGATGAACTGCATGACGATGTACGGCTCGCCGTCGGCCTGCCCGGCCTCGTACACCCGGCACACGTGCTCGTGTTGGATACGCGCCTGCGCACGAGCCTCCGCGATGAACCGTTGCGAGAGGGAGGGCGCGTCGCTCTTCAGAAGCTTCAGCGCGATGGTGCGCCCGAGACGCGGATCCACCGCCCGATAGACGGTCCCCATGGCGCCTTCGCCGGCGACCTGGATGTCCTCGTACCGCTGGACCAGGGAGGGAGGGATTCTCCTGCGCGAAGGAGATGACGGCTCGGAGGTTCTACCCTGAAGAGTCAAGGCAACCGAGTGACTGCCTTGGCTGTCCTCCGTTGGCATGGGAGACCTCGACGCCCCTCACATGCCGACATGATGGCATATTCATGGGATCCTGGAACCTGCCCTCAGGTCAGAGTCTCCAGCGCGTCCTCGATGGCCACGAGCCCGACGGAAGGCGTGTTTCTCAATGGTTGGGAGCGTGGCAGTGATTGCTTCTCCTGCCCTACGGAAAGTGCTGAGGTGCCGCGCGATGACTTCTTCGACCGATCGCCGTCGCCCAGCCCTGCTCGTGCTAGCGTATCTCGCCTTCGTCAGCCTCGGGTTGCCCGACAGCATTCTGGGTGTTGCCTGGCCGTCGCTGCGTGAATCGTTCGCGCTTCCTCAGGCCTTGCTGGGCGCACCGCTGGCATCGGCTGCCACCACCTATTTTCTCTCTGGCCTGTTGGCGGGCCGGCTCATGCGGGCGATGGGGGTCGGAGGGCTCCTGGCGGGGAGCACCTTGCTCGTCACCCTCGGCGTCTCCGGCTATGCCTCGGCGCCGATCTTCATCGTCTTCCTGATCGCCGCGTGCATCGTGGGCTTCGGGTCGGGAGCGATCGACTCGGGGCTCAACTCGTACGCCGCTCACCACTTCGGGGCGCGCCACATGACCTGGCTGCATGCCGCGTACAGCGCGGGCGCGGCGCTGGGGCCCGTGATCATGACGGCGATGCTCGCGCGCGGAGCGGGGTGGCGGGCGGGCTACACCGTCATCGGTGTGGCGCTGGGGCTGCTGGCGGTTGCCTTTGTCGTGACCCGCCGACAGTGGAGCAATGGGCAGACGAGCGCTCCAGTGGCCGACTCACACGGGGCCGCCAGTGTGGAGCCTGCCCAGGAGGCTCCGAGCGCGAGCAGCGGATGGTCGGTGCTGCGCAGCTCCCGGGTGTGGCTGCAGATCGTCCTCTTCTTCGTGTACACGGGAGTCGAGGTCACGGCGGGCCAGTGGAGCTACACGGTCCTCGTCGAGGCGCGTGGCGTGGACCCCACCACGGCCGGAGCGTGGGTCAGCTTCTACTGGGCCAGTCTTCTGGCCGGACGCGTCGTGCTTGGCTTCATCGTCGAGCGGGTGGGCACCGTCCGGCTGCTCAGGTTCGGCACGGTGGTGGCGGTCATGGGCGCCCTCCTCTTCGCCGCGCCGGGGCTCCCGGTCTGGGTGGGCGCAATCGGGTTGGGGGTGCTGGGCTTCGCGCTCGCTCCCATCTTCCCAGGCCTCATGGCCGAGACGCCGCGTCGGGTGGGCGCGACAGCGGCTCCTCACGCCGTGGGTTTCCAGGTAAGCGCCGGAACCGCGGGCGTCGCGGTCGTCCCAAGCGTCGCCGGCCTCCTGGGCGAGAAGCTTGGCCTGGTGGCCATCGCGCCATGGATTGCCGTTTGCGCGGTTCTTCTGCTTTTGCTCCATGAGGGGCTCATCGCCAAGGCCGATCGCGGCCCGCCTACAGAATGAGCCCAATTTTTCAAAGCAAGTATTATCAGCTCATGAATGGCCAATAAGGTTGTCTATTATTTCTCCCGAAGATTAGACTTATTTCGTCTCATCGACGGGAGGCCTCATCATGAGCAGTGTTCTCGCGACGCGGCAGTCGACTCTCACCCGCTGGACGCTTGTAAGTCTTGCACTCATTGTCAGTGCTTGTGGCCAGACAGACGACTCACAAGGGCTTTCCCAGAGCAAGGCAAGGCTGGATGACCCTTGCACCGTGACAGAGACTAGCCCGAATCCCACGTTGAGCCTGCCAGATCCGGCTTCCATACAAATCCAGTGCGGTGACGCGTGGGTCCCTCCTGTCGTCACGGCTGTCGATGGATGCGGTCAACCGCTCCCGGTGCATCAATACAACACCGGAGATGATGATGGTGACGGGGTGCCTGGCATCAGTGATCTCGACGACTTTGGCCCGGGCCCCGATACCTCTACGCCGGGGCTCTATTACGTGCAGTACCTCGCGTGGGACAACAATTACAATATCGCGAGTTCCATTGTGTCGGTGACAGTGTTGCCCCCCTGTCCCTGAGACGTGCCGGGGCTTTGGCTCCGAACCCTCTCCCTCAGCGCGAATCCGTGACCTGAGCCGACGCTTCCGTGCGTTGCGCGGCCCGGGCGAAACGCTCGGCCAGGCGGCGAAGGTGGTCCACGAGCTCCTTCGGCTCGTGGACCTCGAAGTCGAACCCCATGAATCCGAGGTGGAACGCGAGCGCTTCGAGCGTCTCGCCACCGGTGTGGACCATGCAGCGGTCCTGATCCAACGCTTCGATACGTCCCGCGACTCCAGACAGTTGCGCCGAGACAACCTGCGCGGAGGCATACACCGTCGCTCGCGCGCGGAAGCGATAGGCGTCCGTCGAGACGGACTGAGACACATATGCAGCCACGTCTTCGGAGGGCAGAGGGCGTGGCTTGAAGCGGCGCCCGGTGCTCGGCTTGGCGCCGATGCGATCGACGCGGAATGTCCGCCATGCCTCGCGTTCGAGATCATACGCCAGCAGGTACCACCGGGAGCGGGTATGTACGAGCCGGTAGGGCTCGACGAGCCGCTCGCTCGCGGAGCCCTCGCGGCTGCTGTACTCGAAGCGCAGGAGCTCGGAGTCCCGGCACGCGTTCGCCATCACCGCCAGCAGCTCCGCGTCGAAGGAGGGACCGGCGTCACCCAGTCGTACGCTCACGGCATTCAGCGCGCTCACCCGGCGCCGGAGCCGCTTCGGGAGCACCTGCTCCAGCTTTCCGAGCGCGCGAACCGAGGCCTCCTCCAGCCCTTTGATCGGTCCGGTCGCGGCGACCCGCAGCCCCACCGCGACGGCGACCGCCTCCTCGTCCTCGAGCGGAAGCGGGGGCAGCTCCTTGCCGGCGCCCAGCTGGTACCCGCCGCCGATGCCCGCGGCCGCATGCACCGGGTACCCGAGGCTCCGCAGCCTGTCCACGTCGCGGCGGACGCTGCGCTCGGTGACTCCGAGCTCGCGCGCCAGCTCTCCACCCGCCCAGAAGCGCCGGGATTGCAGCAGCGCCAGCAACTTCAACAGGCGCGCGGAGGTCTGGACCACGTGCGGCTCCTCTCACTGCGGGCGGGTTTTGTCCGCACCCCTTCCTAACCGTTTCTCTTCACTCGGGCGAGTCCCCGAGACGGGCATCTCCTCCACGATGCGAGCGATGCGCGAGCGCAGGAAGCGGCAGGCCTCGTCGTCGTCGACGGCCGCGGGCCAGAGAAGCTCCATGGGGGCGCCGCCGAGCTCGAAGGGGAGGGGAGCGGTGCGCAGGTGCGGACGGACAGCGAGGATCTGCTGTGCGACGAGCAGGGGGACGGTCGCCAGGAGCGCGGAGCCATCGATGATCGCGCCGAGGTTGGCGAAGCTCGACACGGAGCAGCGGACGCGACGCGACTTCTGAAGGGCGTCCTCGACGACGCCGCGGAGATCGCCGTTGTACGAGACGATGACGTGCTCGTGGGCGAAGTAGTCGGACTCGCGGATGGTTCGCTTGAGGCGAGCGTGTCGCGGGTCGAAGAGGCAGACGAAGCCGCCCCAGTAGAGCGTCTGGCGGTGGATGCTGGCGGGGAGCTCGTCGGCGACGGTGATCGCGGCGTCGATGGACGCGGAGGCGAGCACGGCGGCGACGTTTCGGAACTGAACCGGCAGGGAGATGACGCGCATGCGGGGGGCTTCCCGCTCGAGCACGCGCAGCAGCGGCGGCAGGAGCCAGACCTCGGTGGCGTCGGAGAGCCCGAGGCGGAGCGTGCGGTCGCTGGTGCGAGGATCGAAGCTGGGCGGCGCGAGGGCCGCGTCGACGAGGGACTGCAGGTGCGGGTGGATGCTCGCCAGCAGGCGCTCGCCGCGGGCGGTCAACACGAGCCCCCGGCCCTGGCGGACGAAGAGGGGCGCGCCGACGGCGGTGGTGAGTCGGCGCAGTGCCGCGCTCACGGCGGGCTGGGTGAGGTAGAGGCGCGACGCCGCCTGGGTGACGCTGCGGTTCTCGGCGACGACAGCGAACACCCGGAGCAGGTTGAGGTCGAGGGTGCGTCCATAAATGTCAGGCATGAATAGAATCCATCCTATTCACTGGTTTGATGCGATGCACGCTCGTACTTTGCAGCCATGACAAGAACACTTGCGCTGGGCTGCATGGGCATGTCGGGCATGTACGGAGATTCCGACGAGAACGAGAGCATCGCGACGATTCACGCCGCGCTGGATCGAGGCATCACGCTCCTCGACACGGGTGACTTCTATGGGCAGGGGCACAACGAGCTGCTGATTGGCCGCGCGCTGCGCGACCGTCGCGGCAAGGCGCAGCTGTCGGTGAAGTTCGGCGCGCAGCGGGCCCCGGGTGGCGCGTTCATCGGCGTCGACGCGCGCCCCGCCTCCGTGAAGAACTTCCTCGCCTACAGCCTGACGCGGCTCGGAGTGGATTACGTGGACATCTACCGCCCCGCGCGACTGGACCCCACGGTGCCCATCGAGGACACGATTGGCGCGATCGCCGAGCTGGTGAAGGCGGGCTACGTGCGCAAGATCGGGCTGTCGGAGGTGGGGCCGGAGACGATCCGCCGGGCGAACGCGGTGCATCCGATCGTCGATCTGCAGATCGAGTACTCGCTTATCAGCCGTGGCCCGGAGGAGAAGATCTTCCCGGTTCTCGAGGAGCTCGGCATCGGGGTCACCGCGTATGGGGTGCTGTCGCGCGGGTTGCTCACGGGCGCGAAGCCGACGGCTCCCAATGACTTCCGCGCGCACCTGCCGCGCTTCACCGGCGAGAACCGCGAGCGCAACCAGCAGCTCATCGATGTGCTCCAGCGGCTCGCCGCCGATAAGGGCGTGCGTCCCGCTCAGCTCGCGATCGCCTGGGTGCTCGCGAAGGGCGAGCGCATCATCCCCGTGATTGGCGCTCGCAAGCGCAGCCAGCTCGAGGAGTCGCTCGGCGCGCTCGCGATCCAGCTGTCACCCGAGGAGGTCGCGCGGATCGAACAGGCGCTGCCGGCGTCGCAGGTAGCGGGCACGCGCTACCAGGCGCAGCAGATGGCGCACCTCGACAGCGAGCACTAGGCGGCGAGAAACATTTTGGCGATGGGGCCAGGCTCTCAAAAAGCTACGGCCCCAGTCGCCCGGGGCCTTGAACCCGATTAGCTGGGATATTTAAAAATAATCGACCAGTATGTTTTGGAGGTAAAAACATTTTTATCGGATTCTAAGAAATCGGGTAATCCGTCACCTGGAGCATCGTTTTCCCCTTTCCCCTGGTGACAGATGAAGAAGCGAGTCCTGTCCATCGCGGTGTTGACGCTGGTAGCCACCAGCGCCACGGCCGCGGACCGTATGCACCCCGCGGACCTGCGCCGTATCCAGAAGGCGCGCGAGCGCCTTGTCCCCGCCGTCGAGAAGGAGTTCGGGCCCAAGGCCAAGTTCACCCATCTGTTCGGTCAGGGCCGCGGCATGCTGGCGGGCGTCATCGCTGAAATCCCGGCGGAGCCCCTGGCGACCGATGACCTGCCGCTGCTGGCCATCGTCCAGTACGACGAGACGACCGGCGCGGTGCGCGTGGTGGATCGTCAGTTCAAGTACCGCGAGGCGCGCTCGGTGGGGCCGAGCGTGGCGCTGCTGGATGGCGAGGGCACGCTGCGCCTTCGCGAGTCCAACGGCCGCGAGCGGGTGCTGGCCCGGGGCGTAGGGGGCGATCTCTTCCCGACCGCGAAGGGTGACGCCGTGCTGGCCACGATGCAGGCCACCGGCAATCAGGCCCATGAGACGTCCGTGGCCATCATCGACATGAAGGGCAACGTGAAGGTGCTGGCGGATGGGCCCGGAGTGGACGCGACGCCCACGATCTCGCCGGATGGCAAGACGGTGGTCTACGTGTCGGGCCGCACCTCCGTGGCTTCGTTCTACGTCACGACGGTGGAGGGTGAAGAGCCCAAGCAGATCACGAATGTCGGGCTGGAGAACTGGATGCTGTTCGAAGGTGTTCCGGCGAGCTTCGTCCCCCCGCCCGTCTCCAGTCACCACATGGAGTGGGTGAGCGAGGACGTGCTTCGCTACAACGCCGGCGGCGGCGAGTTCTGGAAGATCAACGTGCGGACGGGCCAGGCGGCTCCGGATCTCGGAGGTGGGCTGTGATGAACACGGTGAAGAAGCTCGCATTCACGCTGGCCTTCGCGCTGCTGGTCCTGCCGACGGTCGCCTCGGCGCAGACGTACTTCCGCTTTCCCATCTCGATGCTGGCGGACCAGTGTGGCAACGGTGGCTGCACGGTGAGCGCGTACAAGGACTACGGTGGTAGGGATTACGCGTGTGGCGGCGTGCGCTACAGCGGCCACACGGGCACGGACTACGCCTTGGTCGGCGGGTTCGGAAAGATGGACTACGGCGTATGGGTCATGAACGCCGCCCGGGGCTACATCGAGGCCTCGGTGGATGGGTACTACGACCGATGCAACTACTGGGACCAGAACAATCCCTACGCCGCCTGCGGCCTCTACACGGCCAACTACATCATCATGCGGCACCCGGATAACACCCAGACCAAGTACTGGCACCTGAAGAAGTACACGCAGCAGTTCGCTCGGGGCACCTCGCTCAGCTGCGCGTACTGGATTGCGCAGGTGGGTTCGTCCGGAGCCTCCACCGGCCCGCACCTGCACTTCGAGTACTGGGTTCCGGGCTACGGCACGGATGACCCGTACGGGGGCTCTTGCGGAACTCCCTTCACGCGGTGGACCTCACAGGGGGCGTACCGGGGCCTGCCCGGAATCGCCTGTCAGTAGCAGCGTCCAACCACGGCTTGAGGTAGCGTGGCACGAATGGATTCGCAGCCCCTCGCGGCGGAGCAGCAGGCCTGGTTGGCTGAAAACCTCACGCGAGGGGTTCCCCCGGCGCTCCTGACGGAGCGCCTGGTTCGGGAGGGCGTGGAGTCCGAGACGGCGCGGGCCGCGGTGGAAGCGGCCCGTCGTCACCCGGCGGTGGTGGCGGCGACGCGCGTTACCCAGCGGCAGGGTGAACTTCGGGCGCTGTTCGAGACGTATTCCGTGCTGCACCGTCAGTCCGGGTGGCACCAGCGCCTGGAGCGCCGGGCGGACCTCTCCGCGAGCGAGTTCTTCGAGCGCTACTACTACGCACACCGGCCCGTCATCCTCCAGGGGTTGATGAAGGACTGGCCCGCGATGGAGAGCTGGCGCCCGGAGCGCCTGGCCGAGCGTTTTGGGGATGTCCAGGTGGAGGTGATGGCCGGCCGGGAGAGTGACCCGGTCCATGACATCGCCCCCGAGCGCTTCCGCTCGGTGATGAGCCTGAGAGACTTCATCCAGCGGCTGCGGAGCGGCGGCCCCACCAACGACCTCTATCTCACCGCGCGCAACTTCGCCCTGGAGCGGCCGGAGCTGCGCGGCATGTTCGACGATCTCCGCCCGCTGGAAGGGTTCCTACGCCCGGTCCGCGACCGGACCGTGAAGCTTTGGGTGGGCCCCGCGGGGACCCTCACCTCGCTGCACCACGATCTGTCCAACATCCTCTTCGCGCAGGTTCACGGGCGGAAGCACTTCAAGCTCATCCCGTCCTTCGAACTCCACTGTCTCTACAATCACCACGGCGTCTGGAGCGAGGTGGACGCCACACGCCCGGACCTCGAGCGGTTCCCCGCGTACCGCGATGTGGATGTGGTGGAGGCCGTGCTCGAGCCGGGAGAGCTGCTCTTCATCCCGGTGGGCTGGTGGCACTGGGTCCACGCTCTCGATGTGAGCGTGTCGGTGTCGTTCCAGACGTTCGAGGTTCCAGGGGGCAACACGCCCTGGCGACTGCTGTGACTTCGCGACCCCTCAGCGCGCGAGCGGCGGCTTGGAGGGCGGAGCGGTCGGCTTGCGCCGGGTGCGCTCGAAGGTCTCTTCGCCGGGGTTCGGTGGAGGGTCCGGGACGATGAACGGATTCGGGACGATGGCCCAGCTGTTCCTGCCCTGCTTCGACGACGAATCACCGTTGCTCGACATGAAGTCCTCGCTTCGAGAGCCGCTCCTCCTCTTATCATACCCGCGCCATGACGGATGAGCGCCAGGCTTCTTCCGCGCCTCCGGTGCGAGAGTGGATCGCCGAGAACCTCGCCCAGGGCGTCTCCCAGGAGGCGCTGTTCTCCTCGCTGCTCC
Above is a genomic segment from Hyalangium ruber containing:
- a CDS encoding helix-turn-helix transcriptional regulator, with the protein product MVQTSARLLKLLALLQSRRFWAGGELARELGVTERSVRRDVDRLRSLGYPVHAAAGIGGGYQLGAGKELPPLPLEDEEAVAVAVGLRVAATGPIKGLEEASVRALGKLEQVLPKRLRRRVSALNAVSVRLGDAGPSFDAELLAVMANACRDSELLRFEYSSREGSASERLVEPYRLVHTRSRWYLLAYDLEREAWRTFRVDRIGAKPSTGRRFKPRPLPSEDVAAYVSQSVSTDAYRFRARATVYASAQVVSAQLSGVAGRIEALDQDRCMVHTGGETLEALAFHLGFMGFDFEVHEPKELVDHLRRLAERFARAAQRTEASAQVTDSR
- a CDS encoding LysR family transcriptional regulator; its protein translation is MPDIYGRTLDLNLLRVFAVVAENRSVTQAASRLYLTQPAVSAALRRLTTAVGAPLFVRQGRGLVLTARGERLLASIHPHLQSLVDAALAPPSFDPRTSDRTLRLGLSDATEVWLLPPLLRVLEREAPRMRVISLPVQFRNVAAVLASASIDAAITVADELPASIHRQTLYWGGFVCLFDPRHARLKRTIRESDYFAHEHVIVSYNGDLRGVVEDALQKSRRVRCSVSSFANLGAIIDGSALLATVPLLVAQQILAVRPHLRTAPLPFELGGAPMELLWPAAVDDDEACRFLRSRIARIVEEMPVSGTRPSEEKRLGRGADKTRPQ
- a CDS encoding HAD family hydrolase, which codes for MSSLTAIGFDADDTLWQNEQFYRMTEARFASLLAEHAEASHLSARLLEAEKRNLQHYGFGIKGFTLSMIETAIEVTEGRVPASVIRQILEAGREMLSHPVETLPHVRETLERVAGTYRIILITKGDLFDQERKLAQSGLGELFDAVEIVSDKTTSTYERIFTRHGDGPARSMMVGNSLKSDVVPAIKAGSWGVYIPQPQPWALEHSEAPVGEPRFKQLVHLGELIELLEQID
- a CDS encoding serine/threonine-protein kinase; protein product: MPTEDSQGSHSVALTLQGRTSEPSSPSRRRIPPSLVQRYEDIQVAGEGAMGTVYRAVDPRLGRTIALKLLKSDAPSLSQRFIAEARAQARIQHEHVCRVYEAGQADGEPYIVMQFIDGEPLSRMSGQLTLEQQVKLLQEVAAAVHEAHRLGMIHRDLKPGNILVERREDGTWKPYVVDFGLARQVEDPGQTQTGEVLGTPAYMSPEQANGDVHELDRRSDVYSLGATLYDVIAGRPPFVSEQPWKLLLMMMLEDPPPLREVKPEVPQDLETVVMKCLERDRARRYDSARALAEELQRVLDGEPIQAKRASWGYVLWKKARKHKLLTAFVATLVLGALGLGSVWVGAQRHAAEQARLARELGESVKEAELFLRTAYGLPLHDVERERDVVRVRLGEIQQRMTAAGEAGAGPGHYALGLGQLALGDPEQAREHLERALAAGYSPPDLDYALGRALGELFRRALEDTRRITPEEERQRRIAQLDKEIREPALLHLRAAVGLRLEVPEYAEGLIALYEGKNEEAILKAKAAFAKAPWMYEPKKLEGDALYAEGSKYRHDAAFDYGKMRGYFERAAEAYRVAAEMGSSDPDVHRAECELWEKLGWAASAQGLPTGPPFEAARAACDRAVLSTSTDGRALVQRALVLLASVHVLGNNVSEGTIPAVEEALAAAEQGVRARPRDVMAHYAVAQALYLRARLLHDLGRDASMQTAIAGYQRVLALDPGFTWAVNELGDVYLEEAKRELAGGREAAPLLENAIRQYERAMALDPRFSLSAGRRLEALAVRLESQLAQGQDAHEALQALSQAVSQFEQTNSSPWLVVFWKAREQRLRGLREFAHGRDPRPSLAAAVEAIRAAEGVAPNNSWLLKEWVRCHLLEAEHARREGLDPASPLEKARTAARKLAALSTRMSPSLSLLLAKIELTAIRADTRRKDLREERFETAFGYLRPLLSRPSNDSEPHQLTAELHAERAAWLAQRGRDTAEDIRAGLTQVDEALSKNPRNLEALLAQGRLYLARARTDREHQARTNDGLRARKAFQTALQQHPRLTRETASVMQELDALVR
- a CDS encoding MFS transporter — encoded protein: MTSSTDRRRPALLVLAYLAFVSLGLPDSILGVAWPSLRESFALPQALLGAPLASAATTYFLSGLLAGRLMRAMGVGGLLAGSTLLVTLGVSGYASAPIFIVFLIAACIVGFGSGAIDSGLNSYAAHHFGARHMTWLHAAYSAGAALGPVIMTAMLARGAGWRAGYTVIGVALGLLAVAFVVTRRQWSNGQTSAPVADSHGAASVEPAQEAPSASSGWSVLRSSRVWLQIVLFFVYTGVEVTAGQWSYTVLVEARGVDPTTAGAWVSFYWASLLAGRVVLGFIVERVGTVRLLRFGTVVAVMGALLFAAPGLPVWVGAIGLGVLGFALAPIFPGLMAETPRRVGATAAPHAVGFQVSAGTAGVAVVPSVAGLLGEKLGLVAIAPWIAVCAVLLLLLHEGLIAKADRGPPTE